From Candidatus Alcyoniella australis, one genomic window encodes:
- a CDS encoding tetratricopeptide repeat protein — protein MNARGLCLIVLMAALLVCCAAAAADDCQGDVFDCATTLLDQGQARQAINLLKPALAVDPDDGTLARLLAASYLAEGNRFWALRTLNEHLAHTGDAQSACWIAWLQIQDAQLDQARDALDAAALADEGPLRARTLLLRAMLNRLAGEDEPALDNLRSARKAKRMYQEDRDLLDYLRSLDRGWIVPLVLTLEAGGGWESNALQSSVAEDQQDEVESAFVALRHDARLTWPLHRLLRPSAEYSLRLKAYTQPDADDAGYYVLNGRAGLIVGNAGARLGLYYANENTVLRGADVYDPGPRWYIEAHRGELEFEPWSWLLVFGGGGRRFFRERARTRFEYDLGAAIRAGLPAGLALSAVASGRVFNARIEAYDLLGGSLLIAPSWTYYRDGLLRVAVAGILDDYQSSEDYFEPDDARRDSMLRVAPALYSPSYKGLRLGLSYRYTDRHSTVERYSFVNHEARLSLSWRGEFNPWRPRRAKGLRHVPLDYGLTSDSGYQDDVRELLRQDDAARGSSSCVE, from the coding sequence ATGAACGCGCGCGGTCTGTGCCTGATCGTCCTAATGGCCGCGCTGTTGGTGTGCTGCGCCGCGGCCGCTGCCGACGATTGCCAAGGCGACGTGTTCGACTGTGCGACCACACTGCTCGATCAGGGCCAAGCGCGGCAGGCGATCAACCTGCTCAAACCCGCGCTGGCCGTTGACCCCGACGACGGAACGCTGGCGCGGCTGCTGGCCGCGTCCTACCTGGCCGAGGGCAACCGCTTCTGGGCGCTGCGTACTCTCAACGAACACCTGGCCCATACGGGCGATGCCCAAAGCGCGTGCTGGATTGCCTGGCTGCAGATCCAGGACGCCCAACTCGACCAGGCGCGCGACGCACTGGACGCGGCGGCTTTAGCGGACGAGGGACCGCTGCGGGCGCGGACCTTGCTGCTGCGCGCTATGCTCAATCGGCTCGCGGGCGAGGACGAACCGGCTTTGGATAATCTGCGTAGCGCGCGCAAGGCCAAACGGATGTACCAGGAGGACCGCGACCTGCTGGACTATCTGCGCAGCCTGGACCGCGGCTGGATAGTCCCACTGGTGCTGACCCTCGAGGCCGGAGGCGGTTGGGAGTCCAACGCGCTGCAATCATCGGTGGCCGAGGACCAGCAGGACGAGGTCGAATCGGCTTTCGTCGCGTTGCGCCACGACGCGCGGCTGACCTGGCCCTTGCACCGGCTGCTGCGGCCGAGCGCCGAGTACAGCCTGCGGCTCAAGGCCTACACCCAGCCCGATGCCGACGACGCGGGCTATTACGTGTTGAACGGACGCGCGGGACTGATCGTCGGCAACGCGGGCGCGCGCCTGGGCCTGTACTACGCCAACGAGAACACCGTGCTGCGCGGCGCGGACGTCTACGACCCGGGACCGCGCTGGTACATCGAGGCCCATCGCGGCGAGCTCGAGTTCGAGCCCTGGTCGTGGCTGTTGGTTTTCGGCGGCGGCGGCAGGCGTTTTTTCCGCGAGCGGGCGCGCACGCGCTTTGAGTACGACCTGGGCGCGGCAATCCGCGCGGGTCTGCCGGCCGGACTGGCGCTGAGCGCCGTGGCCTCGGGCCGGGTTTTTAATGCGCGGATCGAGGCCTACGACCTGCTGGGCGGCTCGCTGCTGATCGCGCCGAGCTGGACCTATTATCGCGACGGTCTGCTGCGCGTGGCGGTTGCCGGAATCCTCGACGACTACCAAAGCTCCGAGGACTATTTCGAGCCCGACGACGCGCGGCGCGACAGCATGCTACGCGTGGCGCCAGCGCTGTACAGCCCCTCGTACAAGGGGCTGCGCCTGGGTCTGAGCTACCGCTACACCGACCGCCACAGCACGGTTGAGCGCTACTCGTTCGTGAACCACGAGGCGCGGCTGAGCCTCTCGTGGCGCGGTGAGTTCAACCCCTGGCGGCCGCGGCGCGCCAAAGGATTGCGACACGTGCCGCTGGATTACGGGCTGACGAGCGACAGCGGCTATCAGGACGATGTGCGCGAGCTATTGCGCCAAGACGACGCGGCGCGCGGGAGCTCGTCGTGCGTGGAGTAA
- a CDS encoding thioredoxin domain-containing protein, which translates to MRRALLIAICLLCALCASAAAADYCAELTAEQRGLVDQILTTQHLYDCCDMTIAQCLEQSPRCELAVRIEQFVCRLAAEDDDQRQIEAALNKRALSMSPTLKPAQFDLSSAALAGDPQSPVKLTIYLCLRCPYCSRTLPWLYREVSVGGLHGKVELRLKNFPLKGHAGSVEGGLAAMAALEQGKMYEYYLYAYEHYSEFSVEKLPQWAAAVGLDIERFARDFADPALRERLAQSKREGYANSVNATPTLFINGRRYQGFLDRESLIDVLLEEYNRVTGKIYQ; encoded by the coding sequence ATGAGACGAGCTTTGTTGATTGCGATCTGCCTGTTGTGCGCGCTTTGCGCCTCGGCCGCGGCAGCGGATTACTGCGCCGAGCTAACCGCCGAGCAGCGCGGCCTAGTCGACCAGATCTTGACCACGCAACACCTCTACGATTGTTGCGATATGACCATTGCCCAATGCCTGGAACAATCGCCGCGTTGCGAGCTGGCCGTGCGCATCGAGCAATTCGTCTGCCGTTTGGCGGCCGAGGACGACGACCAACGGCAGATCGAGGCCGCGCTGAACAAGCGCGCGTTGAGCATGTCGCCCACGCTCAAGCCAGCGCAGTTTGATTTATCGAGCGCGGCGTTGGCCGGTGATCCGCAATCGCCGGTCAAGCTCACCATCTACCTCTGCCTGCGCTGCCCCTACTGCTCGCGCACCCTGCCCTGGCTCTACCGCGAGGTGAGCGTCGGCGGGCTGCACGGCAAGGTCGAGCTGCGGCTGAAAAACTTCCCGCTCAAGGGACATGCCGGATCGGTCGAGGGCGGCCTAGCGGCGATGGCCGCGCTGGAACAGGGAAAGATGTACGAGTACTACCTCTACGCCTACGAGCACTACAGCGAGTTCAGCGTTGAGAAGCTGCCGCAGTGGGCAGCGGCCGTGGGCCTGGACATCGAACGTTTCGCCCGCGACTTCGCCGACCCGGCGCTCCGCGAACGCCTGGCCCAGAGCAAGCGCGAGGGCTACGCCAACAGCGTCAACGCCACGCCCACGCTGTTCATCAACGGTCGGCGTTACCAGGGCTTCCTCGACCGCGAAAGCTTGATCGACGTTCTGCTTGAGGAGTACAACAGAGTCACGGGGAAAATCTATCAATGA
- a CDS encoding MauE/DoxX family redox-associated membrane protein — translation MADWRGHAWIALPLRLLLGGVFLAACWYKIAHPDEFALSIATYGIVPLWLINIFAVVLPWVELATGLLIVLGLRTRAAALLVSAMLLMFSVALVIALAKGLDTGCGCFASAQAGETITPLTVVRDAALLLPALYVLAFDRRPLGLDRIWSK, via the coding sequence ATGGCTGACTGGCGCGGACACGCCTGGATTGCGCTGCCTTTGCGGCTGCTGCTCGGCGGCGTGTTCCTCGCGGCCTGCTGGTACAAGATCGCGCATCCCGACGAGTTCGCGCTCTCGATTGCTACCTACGGTATCGTGCCGCTGTGGCTAATCAACATCTTCGCCGTGGTGCTGCCTTGGGTCGAACTGGCGACCGGGCTGCTGATCGTGCTCGGTCTGCGCACGCGCGCCGCAGCGCTGCTGGTCAGCGCGATGCTGCTGATGTTCAGCGTTGCACTGGTAATCGCTTTGGCCAAGGGGCTGGACACCGGCTGCGGCTGCTTTGCCTCGGCCCAGGCCGGGGAGACCATCACGCCGCTGACCGTGGTGCGCGACGCGGCGCTGCTGCTCCCGGCGCTGTACGTGCTGGCGTTCGATCGTCGCCCACTGGGATTGGACCGAATTTGGAGTAAGTGA
- a CDS encoding SUMF1/EgtB/PvdO family nonheme iron enzyme, translated as MRSCVKHRLIVAAPVVLLVALTALCVGLLQLFGSGCAVDEKCFDNGDCEEPKVCDAQGQCVYECDNDKDCGIGFLCRGHLCEPAAGDEPLDCPQGSASVLDSYCIDIYEASRPDATAEDFGVDESYATSRVGVLPWKELNNESAQQACVAAGKQLCTPQQWQFACRGPYDTDYAYGDDYDPYSCNGIDAFGDNKQHLTPSGSFPECTNGFGVYDLNGNLWEQVAAGNVTKVRGGAYNCRDSAKLHQCDYVPETWAPLAVGFRCCWIPE; from the coding sequence ATGCGTTCATGCGTTAAACACAGGCTGATCGTGGCCGCGCCGGTCGTGTTGCTCGTCGCGCTGACAGCGTTGTGCGTCGGGCTGCTTCAGCTCTTTGGGTCCGGCTGCGCGGTTGACGAGAAGTGCTTTGACAACGGCGACTGCGAAGAGCCCAAGGTCTGCGACGCTCAGGGTCAATGCGTCTACGAGTGCGACAACGACAAGGACTGCGGAATCGGCTTCCTCTGCCGCGGCCACCTTTGCGAGCCCGCGGCCGGGGACGAGCCGCTGGATTGCCCCCAAGGCTCGGCCTCGGTGCTCGACTCTTATTGCATTGATATCTACGAGGCGTCGCGGCCCGACGCCACGGCTGAGGACTTCGGCGTTGACGAATCGTACGCGACCTCGCGCGTCGGAGTGCTGCCCTGGAAAGAGCTGAACAACGAGTCGGCCCAGCAGGCCTGCGTTGCCGCGGGCAAACAACTGTGTACGCCCCAGCAGTGGCAATTCGCCTGCCGCGGGCCGTACGACACGGACTATGCCTACGGCGACGATTACGACCCCTACTCCTGCAACGGCATCGACGCCTTTGGCGATAATAAGCAGCACCTGACGCCCAGCGGATCGTTCCCCGAGTGCACCAATGGCTTCGGCGTCTACGACCTCAACGGCAATCTTTGGGAGCAGGTCGCGGCGGGCAACGTGACCAAGGTGCGCGGCGGCGCCTACAACTGCCGCGACTCGGCCAAGCTGCACCAATGCGACTACGTGCCCGAGACCTGGGCCCCGCTGGCCGTCGGCTTCCGCTGTTGCTGGATCCCGGAGTAG
- a CDS encoding radical SAM protein produces MRPRQLVKAAAGFASAKLWGRRIPLAVGWDVTHRCNLRCLYCGFERLDPGELDTARALELIDAMADAGCVRLHLSGGEPMLRDDIGELIGRVLQRGMACALNTNGFRIDSRIDQVRHVDAIRLSYDGPREVHDQLRGQGAHAQMLAALEAARDAGTRVVLNATLNARNVGMLDELLAFAAAQRTPIKFQPVVPGLAYGKGLDGLEPEQPQLEAAVRRLLLLKARNRLIVNSRANLDYYLQRPDPGALPCVAGKLYTRVDPLGRLYPCSMMRREPLMRDALQLGFRRAFEDLPAVRCSDCICPPTLELNMLYDLNLRSLLNLRKYL; encoded by the coding sequence TTGAGACCAAGACAGCTGGTAAAAGCGGCAGCCGGATTTGCCTCGGCCAAGCTTTGGGGCCGCAGAATTCCCCTGGCCGTGGGTTGGGATGTGACCCATCGCTGCAACCTGCGTTGCCTGTATTGCGGGTTCGAACGGCTCGACCCCGGCGAGCTGGATACGGCCCGGGCGTTGGAGCTGATCGACGCGATGGCCGACGCCGGATGCGTCAGGCTGCATCTCTCGGGCGGGGAGCCGATGCTGCGCGACGACATCGGCGAGCTGATCGGCCGCGTGCTACAGCGCGGCATGGCCTGTGCGCTGAACACCAACGGGTTTCGCATTGATTCGCGCATCGACCAGGTGCGGCACGTCGATGCGATCCGTCTAAGCTACGACGGGCCGCGCGAGGTGCACGACCAACTTCGCGGCCAAGGCGCGCACGCGCAGATGCTTGCCGCGCTTGAGGCGGCGCGCGATGCGGGCACGCGCGTGGTGCTCAACGCCACGCTCAACGCGCGCAACGTCGGGATGCTCGACGAGCTGCTGGCATTCGCCGCAGCGCAACGCACGCCGATCAAATTCCAGCCGGTGGTCCCCGGCCTGGCCTACGGCAAGGGGCTCGACGGTCTGGAGCCCGAGCAGCCGCAGCTCGAGGCCGCGGTGCGCCGACTGCTGCTGCTCAAGGCGCGCAACCGGCTGATCGTCAACTCGCGGGCCAATCTCGATTACTACCTGCAACGGCCCGATCCCGGCGCGCTGCCCTGCGTGGCGGGCAAGCTCTACACGCGGGTCGATCCCCTGGGACGGCTCTATCCGTGTTCGATGATGCGCCGCGAGCCGCTGATGCGCGATGCGTTGCAGCTCGGATTCCGCCGGGCCTTCGAGGACCTGCCCGCGGTGCGCTGCAGCGACTGCATCTGCCCGCCGACCCTTGAGTTGAACATGCTCTACGATCTGAACCTGCGCTCGCTGCTCAATCTGCGGAAATATTTGTAG
- a CDS encoding radical SAM protein — translation MRSTDSERSPLFGKELIKVLLVRPPSYLWPIINESDNFLLPLGFPCLAAWLREKMTGVQVEILDCPPLKIGWKKLERIVREKRPDVIGVGDMICYMKEGMRLVRLAKQIDPQIVTVGGGHFHSAMPDYSLSNYPELDFVIRWEGEEALRQLLCALRDGGDLRQVGNLAYFDGQQVVKTEPLPLIQPLDSLPIPAYDLTPIDKYAPFGMLWPRAITIQAQRGCPYKCNFCSWSYLEGEHHLVNGQEQLTPRIRAKSGERVLQEIDLLYNQYKIRYLFWVDATWNYDSTLMEQICGGILERGYKLGWWAFCRPDILLQQHESGVLRTMVDSGLSHVLLGAERETEEDLRLVGKTDARRDSILEVCHLLEREYPTVFRQATWMTGIPTETEQSLRSLGKYVRRTHLDFAAFHPLMPYPGTELWEQYKDSPLLEEKDFSKFDMFYPVMASQYISRKQIAKGTEQITLEFVTKQPLRYLRGMFSRIKIRRRLHWWFALSITRVLLLDLWHAILGRKTFSGFAAVSSLWKPSWYEK, via the coding sequence ATGCGATCAACTGATAGCGAACGCAGCCCGTTGTTCGGCAAAGAGCTGATTAAGGTTCTGCTGGTCAGGCCGCCGTCCTACCTGTGGCCGATCATCAACGAGTCGGACAATTTCCTGCTGCCCCTGGGCTTCCCCTGTTTGGCCGCCTGGCTGCGCGAAAAGATGACCGGAGTGCAGGTCGAAATCCTCGACTGCCCGCCGCTGAAGATCGGCTGGAAAAAACTCGAACGCATCGTGCGCGAAAAACGACCCGACGTGATCGGCGTGGGCGACATGATCTGCTACATGAAGGAGGGCATGCGCCTGGTGCGCTTGGCCAAGCAGATCGACCCGCAGATCGTCACTGTGGGCGGCGGGCACTTCCACTCCGCGATGCCCGATTACTCGCTGTCGAACTACCCGGAGCTCGACTTTGTCATCCGCTGGGAGGGCGAGGAGGCGTTGCGCCAACTGCTGTGCGCGCTGCGCGACGGCGGTGATCTGCGGCAGGTGGGCAACTTGGCGTACTTCGACGGCCAACAGGTGGTCAAGACCGAGCCGCTGCCGCTGATCCAGCCGCTGGACAGCCTGCCGATCCCGGCCTACGACCTCACGCCGATCGACAAGTACGCGCCGTTCGGCATGCTCTGGCCGCGGGCGATCACGATCCAGGCCCAGCGCGGCTGCCCCTACAAGTGCAACTTCTGCTCGTGGTCATACCTCGAGGGCGAGCACCATCTGGTCAACGGCCAGGAGCAGCTCACCCCGCGCATTCGCGCCAAGTCCGGCGAGCGGGTGCTCCAAGAAATCGACCTGCTCTACAACCAATACAAGATCCGCTACCTGTTCTGGGTCGACGCCACCTGGAATTACGATTCAACGCTGATGGAGCAGATCTGCGGCGGGATACTCGAGCGCGGATACAAGCTGGGCTGGTGGGCGTTCTGCCGTCCGGACATCCTGCTGCAACAGCACGAGAGCGGAGTGCTGCGCACGATGGTCGACTCCGGGCTCTCGCACGTGCTGCTCGGAGCCGAGCGCGAGACCGAGGAGGACCTGAGACTGGTGGGCAAGACCGACGCGCGGCGCGACTCGATCCTCGAGGTCTGCCATCTGCTCGAACGCGAGTACCCCACGGTCTTCCGTCAGGCCACCTGGATGACCGGCATCCCCACCGAGACCGAGCAGAGCCTGCGTTCGTTGGGCAAGTACGTGCGGCGCACGCATTTGGACTTCGCCGCGTTCCACCCGCTGATGCCCTACCCGGGCACCGAGTTGTGGGAGCAGTACAAAGATTCGCCGTTGCTCGAGGAAAAGGACTTCTCCAAGTTCGACATGTTCTACCCGGTGATGGCCTCGCAATACATCAGCCGCAAACAGATCGCCAAGGGCACCGAGCAAATCACCCTCGAGTTCGTGACCAAGCAGCCGTTGCGCTATCTGCGCGGGATGTTCAGCCGGATCAAGATCCGCCGCCGTTTGCACTGGTGGTTTGCGCTGAGCATCACCCGCGTACTGCTGCTCGACCTTTGGCACGCGATCCTCGGCCGCAAGACCTTCTCGGGCTTCGCCGCAGTGAGCAGCCTGTGGAAACCCAGCTGGTACGAGAAGTAG
- a CDS encoding rhodanese-like domain-containing protein, with protein sequence MCASYCAKTTRRAGARRAWSKPLSPAAIVRDALLIVLISAALALGFNGLREHSLPLVADHEYQVFVPCPEPVGQAEPLDAAQVDARPGHNLLVDARTPEDFAAWHPEGALNVPFDWLEPVPEQDLEKLARSRAQRIVVFGNGAEPDSGRELARELSGAGLKNVYFVRHGAPALRAADQGRDDG encoded by the coding sequence ATGTGCGCGAGCTATTGCGCCAAGACGACGCGGCGCGCGGGAGCTCGTCGTGCGTGGAGTAAGCCGCTGAGCCCGGCCGCCATCGTGCGCGACGCGCTGCTGATCGTGCTGATCAGCGCGGCCCTGGCCCTGGGGTTCAACGGGCTACGCGAGCACTCGCTGCCGCTGGTGGCTGATCATGAGTACCAAGTGTTCGTGCCCTGCCCCGAGCCCGTGGGGCAGGCCGAGCCGCTTGATGCCGCCCAGGTCGATGCGCGTCCGGGGCATAATTTGCTGGTGGACGCCAGAACTCCCGAGGACTTTGCCGCGTGGCATCCAGAGGGCGCGCTGAACGTACCTTTCGACTGGCTCGAGCCGGTGCCTGAACAGGACCTGGAGAAGCTGGCCCGCTCGCGCGCACAGCGGATCGTGGTCTTCGGCAACGGCGCAGAGCCCGACTCAGGGCGCGAGCTGGCGCGCGAGCTTTCCGGCGCGGGTCTGAAGAACGTCTACTTCGTGCGCCACGGCGCGCCTGCCCTGCGTGCTGCGGACCAAGGGCGCGACGATGGCTGA
- a CDS encoding radical SAM/SPASM domain-containing protein gives MSDFLLRKPAPRSGPSVVTVETTTRCNLRCRGCFRRYDAIGERVLPMEPFRSLVEQGQGRINLINLFGMGEPLLDPLLSERIALCSDVGIRTHVSTNATLLDERACRELIDAGLSAITFSVDSLQPEVYEQARPGARYAETVRNIIRFIQIAQGDRRRPLAFVKMVADSRNLAEAGSLRSYWRERGIDDVRIVSDEFGSLADRAAIRENEHASSGPCPFLWQGPALVRADGGLYPCCAAGLGGKPLANLFQTTLHEFWTGPIMTRVRRGHLERGRYPGLDCYSCRSAKPLPLLAYPSFLADAISARRWGMRLEHWARKLQMEVTFHAIN, from the coding sequence ATGAGCGATTTCCTGCTGCGCAAGCCCGCCCCGCGCAGCGGCCCGTCGGTGGTCACGGTCGAGACCACCACCCGCTGCAACCTTCGCTGTCGCGGCTGCTTCCGCCGCTACGACGCCATCGGCGAGCGCGTGCTGCCGATGGAGCCGTTTCGCTCGCTGGTCGAGCAGGGCCAGGGCCGAATCAACCTGATCAACCTTTTCGGCATGGGCGAGCCGCTGCTCGATCCGCTGCTGTCCGAGCGCATCGCTCTTTGCAGCGATGTGGGAATCAGAACCCACGTTTCGACCAACGCCACACTGCTGGACGAACGCGCCTGCCGCGAGCTGATCGACGCCGGACTGAGCGCGATCACCTTTTCGGTGGACTCGCTGCAGCCCGAGGTCTACGAGCAAGCGCGCCCCGGCGCGCGCTACGCCGAGACCGTGCGCAACATCATTCGCTTTATACAGATCGCCCAGGGCGATCGCAGGCGGCCGCTGGCCTTTGTCAAAATGGTCGCCGACAGTCGCAACCTGGCCGAGGCCGGCTCGTTGCGCAGCTACTGGCGCGAGCGCGGAATCGACGACGTGCGGATCGTCAGCGACGAGTTCGGCAGCCTGGCCGACCGCGCGGCGATCCGCGAAAACGAGCACGCATCGAGCGGACCATGCCCGTTTCTGTGGCAGGGACCGGCCCTGGTCCGCGCGGACGGCGGGCTCTACCCGTGCTGCGCGGCCGGACTTGGCGGCAAGCCGTTGGCCAACTTGTTTCAAACCACGCTGCACGAGTTCTGGACCGGACCGATTATGACCCGCGTACGCCGCGGGCACCTCGAGCGTGGCCGCTACCCGGGATTGGACTGCTACTCGTGCCGCTCGGCCAAACCGCTGCCGCTGCTGGCCTACCCCAGCTTCCTCGCCGACGCGATCAGCGCCCGGCGCTGGGGCATGCGCCTGGAACACTGGGCGCGTAAACTGCAGATGGAGGTCACGTTCCATGCGATCAACTGA